ttcAATCATCTCCTTGTGCTTTTGCACTTATATGCAATGTGTTATTTTTTAGACATAGTATTCTGTCTTGTTGTTACCCCAATTACTTGAGAAGTACTGATGCAGCTCATGTATTGTTCAACCTTTCTGTCAGTAGTGCATGGCGGTAAAGGGATGCAATTTTTACTGTGAAGTATGGTTTGCTTCAACTTGATTTATAGGATTGCATCTCAGAGTTGCAATGTGTTTTTGTCTCACTAATTTAAAGACCAGAACAATCTTTTGCAAACACAATCCTCTATAGTCGGAATCACCTGGCTTACCTCCAGAGAATTGGACTGACAAGATTGTTCAGAttggcctttcttcttcttcttcttcttttttttgggttggggggGGGGTGGGGTTTGGGATGCAGGGTGTGGGGACTAAAGCAAAAACCTTTTTCCcttctaaataaaattaaaaaaaaaaagatcttacACGATAGACTGTTACTTGATGAACTTATCTTTTTTCCAATTGCAGTTTATGCTTGTTTCTCCTGCTGGTGCTGATTCTCATTTTGGTTCTTCTATGACATATGCAGTGTGTGGGTCGCCCGAAGACCACCGGGATAtgcttttattgattttgatgaccaTAGGGATGCACAAGATGCGATCCGTGAGCTAGATGGTATGTCTAAAGCTCTGTATATTGGAACATCCAGTCCAAATCAGAGATTGCTAAAGCAGCCATTGTTTATCACAAATGATTTTTGCTGCCAATGTGGataatgttgtttttttttcctggtgtAATTAATGGCATTATTAACAAATAAGCTGTTTGTGTATGTTCTCAAGTGATTTATACTTGAATATCAGAGGATGCCTCTTAGATTTGATATCTAGTTCTCTTGTGTGATTTCTGAATCTGCTCTTGTTGGTATTGTTGGTTGTGTTGTTTAATTTGGTAAGAAGGAATTTATTCATGATAACCTTGAAGATCTTTCTGCTtgccatttttttccctttaacatatgctataatttttttctttatatgcgGTCTCCTTACCACTTCTTTCTGCATCATTTGGAAGCTGGATGGATTGATTAGTTGGAAAGCTGTTAGGTTTTCTGAGGATGGATAGAGAGAGGTAGCATTTGATGATTCTGAATGGCAAAATGCTTTTCATTTGATCAAATAGGTAAAAATGGCTGGAGAGTTGAGCTCTCTCATAACTCTAGTGGTGGACGTGGTGGTCGTGGTGGTCGATCTGGTGGTTCTGATTTGAAGTGCTATGAATGTGGTGAGCCTGGACACTTTGCTCGGGAGTGCCGCCTGCGTGTGGGTTCACGACGACGTCGGtcgcagccgcagccgcagccgcagccgcagtCGCAGTCCAAGATACCGCAGGAGCCCAAGCTATGGTCGAAGGTCTGTTTACTGTAAAATATATTGGAGTTATCTAAGAGCTATTTTTCGGTTCTAGCAATATGTTTTTATATGAAAGTTTGATCATGATCATTAATGCAAATTTGTGTGGtgttactttttaaaatttctgtGTTTCACTGTGTTTCATATGATGAAACGACAGATGTAGAGTTGaccattttttttgtaaaaagttGACTTTGGGTGTTTCAATGCTTTGCTATGCTTTTTAATAGGAGCTACAGCCCACGTGGTCGATCTCCAAGACGTCGCAGTCTCTCTCGTGGTCGCAGCTATAGCAGGTCGCCCCCATTCCGCGCCCGTGACGAAGTGCCATATGCTAATGGGTGAGGTCTCATgctcttttcctttatttccctTTCATGCGCACGTGTGCAGTGAGCATGTTTTATTGAAtgtgcatatatatattaatatgaaTGATGTTTTTTTCAGTGATGTGTTGTTGACGTCTTCTTTTGTAGCCGTCCACGGCATTTTGTTGTCAGTCAGAGTCCTCAAATTTTTGTGTAATTTGTTCTGTTTTAGTGCTGTGACTTTCACGTCTGCTCTCACCCCATGTCTCTAGTTTGAGCTTAGCCACATACATAGTGCCACATATGCTACCTGTTTGTTCCTGTTGATTTGATCGGTAGGTAAGATGCAGTATTCATCTCAGATTTTTTTTGTATGGACAACTAAAGTTCTAGTCTTGATAAAGTTCGGATGTGAATTATTAATGACTAGACTTTTTGATGGATTCTAATTTTATCTATGTTGAAACATCAACAGCAATGGTCGTGATCGTCGCCGAAGCAGGAGCTGAATGGTGCAGAGCTAAAAAATGTGGTTTTGTCTGGATCGTATCTGGATTAAGTGTGTTTAGTAGTTTGGACTTGGTACAACTTTGTTTTAGTCGGGCCTCGCCCTCAGCCCCACCTCTTCGATTTGGATAAGTTCTCATTACTGAGTATGTTTTCCTGTCTTTTACTTTGTCAGAATTATTATGGTTATGTTACAGGTAAAGGATCTTAAGATATCTGCTGGTAGATAGTTCTTCATAGTTAGCTTCTCTGGGTATTGCTAAATCTCCGTACCTTTTCCTTTGTGTCGAGGTATCTTCTAGGTTTGCTTCATTGGTTTTATGCTCCTGCACGTCCACGGGATTTCGATCTACGCCGCGCTTTGTGCTTCTGCACTTCAGCGGGACTCGATTCTTCGCCGCCTCGTCATGGGATCTTCAATTTTGAATGATTGTGGGTCCCAGTCGGCTTCGTCTATAGATGCTTCCCTTTTGTCTTTCTCCAGATTGATTCGTGCTTCTCAAATTCTATTGGCACATAATATAGTTAACTAGAAGGTTTGAGGAGCTGCATCAAACACTTCTATCAGGTAATTATATTTGTTTTACCAAAGCATGGAATAGTGGTTTCATTTTTCAGGTAATGGGGTTTCACTTcatattgaaaagaaagcaattaaatgtTTTCCATAGCTGTCAGAATTGGAGTATGATCTTTTCTAgatagtttttgtttttttggttacAACACGGCTGTCTTTGATTCTAATTTCATAATGTTTCTTTAACTAAATTgtgattttcttccaaaattgaACACTCGCTGCTTTGTCATCAACACGAGACCCGTGGGCCCAACTACAGAATGATCTCCGCTTCGTCGAGTGGCTCCCTAATTGATTGAGACTCGTCTACATGatagtcatttcaatttcttcggCATCGTCTTCGTACAAAGCATACATTTGATGCCTATGCTGCTGAGAGCTGCTATCTGTGTCGCCATATTCTAAGATCTCCGCTTCGTCCGAGTGGCTTCCTAATTGATTGAGATTCATCTACATGatagtcatttcaatttcttcggCATCGTCTTTGTACAAAGCATACATTTGATACCTATGCTGCTGAGAGCTGCTATGTCTCGCTACGTTCTCTTTAGGCAAGTTAGCTTAACAAGCTCTGCCGCATCAAGTTTAGATGGACTATTTGTTTTGGGTTCCCTCAAAGCATAACCATTGATATGGGCCTCACATTGTGTTGAGTCGCTGTATATTCATCCTAGGAAGATTGAACCGACTTCTTTCTCCTTGGTGGTGaaagcatactttgagagttTGCCTTGAGGGATTTTTGTCATTGTtggtttgcattttttttttcagtgtaATCTTTCCTGAATGGCTTGACCTTGAACTTACGTGAAGTTGGAATGATCACCTCTATATTTGCTTAATTAAATCTCTGGCCTGCcatccctttcttttttcttgttttgctgTCATATTTGGTTAAGTAATTATTACTCATCCTAGGGACTGTCATGCTTACCAGTTCAAAAGATTGCCATAAGTAAAGTGACAGGATTGAAGCCGTCATATCGGAAATGCACTTGTCCTCATGACTGACTTTTGAGCTTGCACGGATTGAAAGTGTGGTTTTGAGATTTAAAGGATGATTTTTTCGTAGATTTATCTATTATAGTCATCGTGATTGGTAATCATCACTGATCCATGGCTTCTACTACTAAGATAATCGTTCCCAATGAGCAGTTTGCTTATTGAAGGAACTCATGGAGTTTATCTTGTAATTAGCTGTACTCTGATGGAGTCTTTGAACAAATGTCTGAGGAAGCATCTGCTGTGTGTGTTAAGAGATTGAATGATAGCTGTACAAAGTTTTCATAACATGTTGGACCTTAGTATTCGGCATTTTCCTAAGAGTTACGATCATTATGATAATTAGTGTTAATTGGCCTCAGGAGATGCAATTGTACACGAAATAGGAATCCGAGAGTTACATTCAGTAATTTTTTGGTGGTCGTGTCATTCATATTacggttttggccattttagCACCCTTTTCAGATCAATTCATATTGGTTTCTACTTTTTGCCATCTTGATTTGGCAATATCCACTTGTTCTCTCGTGGACTAGTCCCAAGTGCAATGATCTATTTAGGAGGGATTAAGTAGAAACATCTCAGCTAGAGGATAATTCCGAAACTCTGTAAATCattacacattttttttatctaaaactTTCCCGTGCATTCATCGAGGTTGGGCTGTCGCCCATTTGTTCACTCTGCCTGAGATGGTTTGCTTTTGGCTGAATCTAGATCTCGCGATTCATCCATTTCGACAATGATCTATTTAGGAGGGAATTGCATATGACAAGATGTTGCGTTTTGCCTCTAGGGCGGCTATATGGAAACCTGAAATCTGAAGCTGCATAGCCCTCGATTGTGGGGGGTGGTGCTTGATGTGAGAGCCGTCTCCAAGCATTCGTTTGGTTTGTGTCCGAAGCGATGGGATGAAAAACCGTCGGTGCTCTTCCTTCGGGGACAATGACGTTTTGACATTCCAGATGAAGCAATTTCCAAATCGAGTTGATTTGACGTCAACAATTCATGATCCCTTAGcgaaaaaagatcattttttccTCTTAAGAAGTGTTCAATCCTCGCAAGACCATCCTCACTTGCCATTGTTGCCATTTGAGTCGGCACGATCTACTTCTCAAAAACCGACTTCTTATCCATGAAAAGAACCCAACTGAAATGGAGTTTATGGCTCCGGTTCTGGCACTTTCTACGGAGCTGAGCCGATACTGTTTCCCCCGGTGTATATGAGCTCGATTTGGTTTCATTTGATGCGATAGACAACTGGGCCCGCTTATAAGTTTCGACGCTCGACCCTAAACGTGGATTCTTACTGAACAAAGACAATGATAGATGCGATAGATGCGTTGAACCATAGATTTAGTAGACTGGTCAGTTAGGAATTTCGAGGTGCTCAATTTTGCTATGGCCGAACGTTGTTTTGATCCTGATTTTTAATacaaacattatttaaattaaaataaaaataagctaaattaaaaaaaccaaattagTATTTTATTTTGCCAGTCTCGTTGGATGGAGCTAAAGAGATGACTCGATTGCACAAATTCGATAAGTTTTAAGATCTTATTGCATATTTGgcaaattttataattcaattatcATTTGATAAGGTTTAGTGTATTTATCTCTAATAAATTGTGGTACAGCCAATAGTTTCCACTGAAATTGAGTTGAAAAGAAACTTGTAATCAAGGGGCGGCTGGGGACACCAATTCGTGCCCCCATAATGGAGATGTTGGAGGAGTTCCGTCGCGCAATGAAATTGCTCTTTCGGTCAAGATGATCATGGAGGGCAACACAATTTCCACCGGATTGATGGCCGGCACGACGGATTGAAGCAAGGAACCACCATGTTCTAATCCCTCAGACATGGCATGAGATTTCCATTGTTTTTTCGGCCAAGTGGCTTGATGTCGACCCGAGCCTACCGGTGCGAGGATCCACGAGACAACACTCGTGCCATGCTGTATTCGCTGTGATCTCGCACATTCAATGCAGAGTCCCCATGTGTGATTTTCTGACTTTAAATAGAATATGATGAAAGCTTGATTAGACAAGTTGGCTCAATTTTTAGCATGTTTCGTGCGATGAAAAGTTAACATTAGTGCATTTCACAAATTGCATCACACGGAGAATGTTTCATTCACGACTCGAATATTCATTGGATTTcatcaccattttttttttttcttttccaggaaaaaataaaaaaacatttttgttttttttctaaaagtaatGAGAAACCTTCAAATGGTTGATCACCTCTATACTTTTTCTAAAAGTTAGAGGCATCGCGTCAATGCTTTTGGGCCTCTTTTCACCTCGTGTCACACGCGGGCCAATTTTCCTCATCACCACACAATGATATGGGGCCTATGTCCTATGCCTTGTATAACTCgcaaagagaaaaagtaaataaattcataaatttttaaaaaattgcctcTAAAGTTAACCTTTAAGTAATTCTTCTAGagacatatattttattaagaaataGATCAAATACAAGCAATAAGTGGAATGCCAATAGAAGTAAATTTGTAGTATTAGTAGATGAAGAAGTTTTGGATCTCATATCAAGTATACTTGCGCATGAGATTATATGGGATTCCATACTCTATGACACGAGTGTATTTTCTGTTATGACCTGACTCGATCTATACGGATCAAACCTTTTAAAAAAGTAttcaacataatcaattagggtgaTGATTGAAACTTTCAAATTGACTTCACAAGTTTTCTACCATACGATGTGGGAATTGAGCATGCCATATATGATGCGTGATGCAATTCATTCCTCCTCCTATGCCATTGTAGTGCCTGATTTATTCTTAGAATGGATCTAACTCTGATTCCACATGGATCAAACCTTCAAAAAGAACATGTAAGATCGATCATTCAAGACATGACTATTTGGGATGGGTGGATCTGACTTATGaattgtgcaaaatttttctaGTTCCAATGTGAGATTTAGAGTATTACATTCTTCTCGACTcgggtgcttttttttttttttttttaaaatatcagtGATGGAAAAAGGGGtagaatgattttattttctacGCCATCCTCTGCTCTATtggggaaaagaacaaaaagagggGAGCGAAAGTGGGTGCGGAACATAGGAGAGATTTTTAACATTTTGCCAGTAGAAAATGGGgagaaacaattttgatttttggccTTCCCAACATAGCATTAGTGCGAGGCCAAGATTGTGTGGCTGGAGCGCACCAACGTGGCTATAGGCAAGGATGGTGCTACACATGATAAAT
This Eucalyptus grandis isolate ANBG69807.140 chromosome 7, ASM1654582v1, whole genome shotgun sequence DNA region includes the following protein-coding sequences:
- the LOC104437183 gene encoding LOW QUALITY PROTEIN: serine/arginine-rich splicing factor RSZ21A (The sequence of the model RefSeq protein was modified relative to this genomic sequence to represent the inferred CDS: deleted 1 base in 1 codon), with the protein product MARVYVGNLDSRVTERDLEDEFRTFGIIRSVWVARRPPGYAFIDFDDHRDAQDAIRELDGKNGWRVELSHNSSGGRGGRGGRSGGSDLKCYECGEPGHFARECRLRVGSRDVGRSRSRSRSRSRSPRYRRSPSYGRRSYSPRGRSPRRRSLSRGRSYSRSPPFRARDEVPYANGNGRDRRRSRS